The stretch of DNA GCTTTGACACGGAGGCGGGAGGGAAAGGAGCTTTCGCCAGAGGAACTCAAGGAGCTCAGTGTAGCCCGCCGCAAAGCCGACCTTACACTCAGCTATGGCAAGCAGGCGGTGCGTGCTTTGCAGGTGAAGGGGGTGGGCGCGGAGACGGCGTCGCGGATTCTGGGTAAGATGCACCCTGAAGAGGACAAGTTCTATATGGACCTGCTTAAAGCGAAAATCCAGTTTCTGCGCACACGGGAATTCTGGGATAAGTAGCGGGGAGAGAACAGTTTTATTACTCCTTGGAGGTTTAGCTTTGAGAGCCATGACGATTAAAGCTGTTCTCTTCGACATGTTCGATACGCTGATGCTTATACAGAAAAACCACGAATTCTACAAGCCCTCCCTTATGCGGATGTATCGGTTCCTCAGCGGATATGGCCTAGAAGTGGCCTTTGAGCGCTTTGAAGCCACCTACATAGAGGAACGTGACCGACTCTACGCTCAAGCAGACCTCAACTTGGAAGACCCCCACTTCAACGTCCGAGTCGCAGCGACCCTAAAAGCCCTCGGGTACAGCCACCTCGCCCAAGACCCCATCGTGTCGAAGGCAACCGAGGAGTTCTGCGTGGAATTCAGCAAATACGTGGTTTTAGACGAAGACGCCCTGGCAACGCTTAAGGCGCTGAGCAGCAAATACCGGCTTGGCGTCATCTCCAACTTTGCCATACCTGAATGCGTCTACAGCCTCCTTAAGCGGGGCGGCATCGACGGTTTCTTTGAGGTTATAGTGGTTTCCGGCGCAGTTAACAAACGTAAGCCCAGCCCCGAAATCTTCAAGAGCACACTTGCGATGCTGAATGTTTTGCCTTCGGAGACGGTTTTTGTAGGCGATACAATCGACGCTGACATCGAGGGCTCCAAAGCGGTGGGTATGCGCTCAGTTTACATTGAGCGGCGATTGCAGAAGCAGTCGGAGAAGTTTTGCCCTGACCAAACCATCAGGAGCCTTGCGGAGTTGCCGCGGGCGATCGAACGCTGCTGACTTTGCCGTAGCGTTTGGATTGTCCGGTTTGCCGTATGGTTGAATTGGGCTCTATGAGCCGCATGAGTTCATGGTACCGATTAAGAAATCCGGTGCCTTTTACGGTGATGATTAAGCCTTCTTTGCCGTTGATCTCGGCGGGGGTGATTAAGCCGTTGTTGAGCAGAAACACGATGTAGTCGTTGCGCTGCGAAAAGCTCAGGTTCGCCTGGTACATGATTTGTGTTTTAAGAACACCGCCTTTAGCAATGTGCAGTATGCTTGCGATTATGTTAAGTTGGTCACGTCTCTTATGCTTCAGCGCCAGCATATTTTAACACTTGAGAATTACTTTATAATATTCTATATATAATACTTATCAACGAAAACAAAAATTTAGTCAATTAACCTGTCCCTTCTTAAACACAGAAAACCTTTACTGCCCCTTTCACAGAACAATCATGGTGAAGAACTTGTTTGTCGGTGCAGTTTCAGATTCTCATGACAACATACCCCTCATAGAGGCAGCAGTCCAAACCCTAAACGCAAAAGCCGTGGGGCTGGTGCTGCATGCAGGCGACTACGTGGCGCCGTTTACCATAGCCAAATTCCGTCAGCTTAACTGCCCCCTCATCGGCGTCTTTGGAAACAACGACGGCGACCATGAGCTGCTTAAACTGCGTTTCAGTGAAACCAAGAATTGCACGGTGCATGACCGCTTCACCGAGGTGGTGGTGGAGGGCTTCCGCATCGCGTTGCTGCATGGACACGAAACCCAGCTTCTTGAAGCCATCCTAAACTGCGGTTACTTTGACTGCGTCGTGCATGGTCATTCTCACAATGCTGCTGTAGAGCAGCGGGGCAAAACGTTGGCGGTGAATCCCGGTGAACTCTGCGGCTATTTAACTGGGAAACCAAGCATAGCCATCATAGATACAGAGAAAAAACAGGCAACCCACATACAACTAACACCCTAACCGCCGGGTTCTTCTGTGCTTTCTCAGAGAGCGTCCCGCCTAATTTTTGGTAAAACAACTGTTCTCTATAGTTGTTGTGGGGGACCCCTCTTTACACAACAACAACCCGTGGTTTGTGCAACACAACGCTTTTTGGCTTCAGGCGTTAATGCAGATTGCAGGTTGGTTGTGGAGCAAACCACAAGCAGAACAGACAAAATTTTGATGTTCTGATAAGGGCGAAAGGGTAGTTTTCTGGGGTTTTACCTCTTTATGCGTAGGTAAGCGTTTGCTTGAGTTGCCTTGTTTCTTGTGTCTGTTTGGGTCCGCCAAAACGATTTTTCCGCAAGCTCGCCATAGCTCCCACCGGTTGGGCGGCTATTTATTGGAATTGAGGAACAACTTTTTCGGCGAATAACTTTAACATGTCCTTCTCCGACGGTCCCCCTCTAAAGTTAACGATTAGGTACTGTATTCCCGCCTGCATCAACTGCTCTATTTTTGCTGCTACCTCATTTGGGGTTCCATAGAGGACAATTTCATCCAACTCCTCATCACTAACCCCTGGTTCCCGGATCCCCGCTAACGCCATATCTAAGCCTCCTTGGTTTTCAGCGATTACCACCGACGTAAGAGTACTCTTCAATATTTCACCGTAATCTCGCCCAACATTGTTGCAATGCCTCTTTAGCACGTCAAGTTTAGCCTTGATGGTTCTAGGTCCGCCGAAAAGGTTGCAGGCATCCGCATACTTAGCGACGACCCGCAGCGTTTGTTTTTCTCCTCCTCCGCCAATCATTATAGGTGGATGCGGCTTCTGGATTGGTTCGGGCAGGCAGAGGGCATTGTTTACTTCGTAATAGTTGCCTTGGAATGTGAAGCCTTTGGGGTTTGTCCACATTCCCTTTATGATTTGAACTGATTCCTCGAGTCGTTTACAACGTTCCGCAACGTTAAAGAAGGGAATACCGTTGGCTTTGGCTTCTTCTTCAAACCACCCTGCGCCTATGCCTAAAATTAATCTACCGTTACTCATCAAATCAACGTTCGCCGCCATTTTGGCTAGCAGGGCAGGATTGCGGTAGATATTCCCCGTTACCAACGTCCCAAGCTTTATTTTGCTTGTTAGCTGTGTTAACGCAGAAATCGTTGTCCAGGCTTCAAGCATCGGCTCATCCTTAGCGCCAACATACGGGATCTGAAAGAAGTGATCCATTACGAAGAAACCATCAAAACCGTGGTTCTCTACGTATTGCGCTCTTTCATTGACCGTTTCGAAAATAGCGTTTCCCTGTCCATCGTAAGTGAAACAGGGATGCTGAAGACCGAATTTTAATTTTGACATACATGCCCTTTTCTTGTTAG from Candidatus Bathyarchaeota archaeon encodes:
- a CDS encoding winged helix-turn-helix domain-containing protein — encoded protein: MLALKHKRRDQLNIIASILHIAKGGVLKTQIMYQANLSFSQRNDYIVFLLNNGLITPAEINGKEGLIITVKGTGFLNRYHELMRLIEPNSTIRQTGQSKRYGKVSSVRSPAATPQGS
- a CDS encoding HAD family hydrolase, which codes for MTIKAVLFDMFDTLMLIQKNHEFYKPSLMRMYRFLSGYGLEVAFERFEATYIEERDRLYAQADLNLEDPHFNVRVAATLKALGYSHLAQDPIVSKATEEFCVEFSKYVVLDEDALATLKALSSKYRLGVISNFAIPECVYSLLKRGGIDGFFEVIVVSGAVNKRKPSPEIFKSTLAMLNVLPSETVFVGDTIDADIEGSKAVGMRSVYIERRLQKQSEKFCPDQTIRSLAELPRAIERC
- a CDS encoding LLM class F420-dependent oxidoreductase, yielding MSKLKFGLQHPCFTYDGQGNAIFETVNERAQYVENHGFDGFFVMDHFFQIPYVGAKDEPMLEAWTTISALTQLTSKIKLGTLVTGNIYRNPALLAKMAANVDLMSNGRLILGIGAGWFEEEAKANGIPFFNVAERCKRLEESVQIIKGMWTNPKGFTFQGNYYEVNNALCLPEPIQKPHPPIMIGGGGEKQTLRVVAKYADACNLFGGPRTIKAKLDVLKRHCNNVGRDYGEILKSTLTSVVIAENQGGLDMALAGIREPGVSDEELDEIVLYGTPNEVAAKIEQLMQAGIQYLIVNFRGGPSEKDMLKLFAEKVVPQFQ
- a CDS encoding metallophosphoesterase, giving the protein MVKNLFVGAVSDSHDNIPLIEAAVQTLNAKAVGLVLHAGDYVAPFTIAKFRQLNCPLIGVFGNNDGDHELLKLRFSETKNCTVHDRFTEVVVEGFRIALLHGHETQLLEAILNCGYFDCVVHGHSHNAAVEQRGKTLAVNPGELCGYLTGKPSIAIIDTEKKQATHIQLTP